The following are encoded together in the Planktothrix sp. FACHB-1365 genome:
- a CDS encoding ATP-binding protein: MIRKIYIRLPVSQKIIIPFLTVFVMVLITGIMIIGFWFTQNLETNIKEDMKAAVPWIKREFGEQIELLLLENRKLSNLEVLQLGVQNWNDKTLIQQIILLKEELDLDWLQIVNEKSQIIVDWREEEFKNIKVNQENLIKKSLRGLSFTDLLNSQDESKSLIVAVSPIQFQNHVLGVITLGQLVTPELLEQFKEGIKAHLVAFNNKSQIIASTLPEVTQIAWNPPKVNQPSENIRIQNQSYLAETIVLGEVNQNPLKITLLYPKTSLEEGKKLLWTELIELLITGVVIVTITGILIARAITYPLQSFIHVTEQLSARNLTERVPINSHDEIGKLGMAFNTMAQQLAEYESLRQEQLDQLSQTLSELKQTQSHLIQAEKMSSLGQLVAGVAHEINNPVSFIYGNIEYIKQYTQDLLRLIEIYQAYYPNPPQEIITIFEEIDLEFIYKDLPKLVNSIQTGADRIRKIVLSLRNFSRLDEAEIKSVNIHEGIENSLIILNHRLNSQIEIIKNYSHLPEIECYASSLNQVFMAILTNAIDAIEEAKTQKNMNPTILICTEMQDNDHIRIRIKDNGKGIPLMIKDRIFDPFFTTKDIGKGTGLSLAIAYQIIQHHQGEIQVNSSENEGTEFIITLPIKYHPSHAISPLDLPKLTS; the protein is encoded by the coding sequence ATGATTAGGAAAATCTATATTCGGCTTCCGGTAAGCCAAAAAATTATTATTCCGTTTTTGACTGTATTTGTGATGGTTTTAATTACAGGAATCATGATTATTGGTTTTTGGTTTACACAAAATTTAGAAACCAATATTAAAGAGGATATGAAAGCTGCTGTACCTTGGATTAAACGAGAATTTGGAGAACAAATTGAATTATTATTACTCGAAAATCGCAAACTTTCTAATTTAGAAGTATTACAATTAGGTGTGCAGAACTGGAATGATAAAACACTAATTCAGCAAATTATTCTTCTTAAAGAAGAATTAGATTTAGATTGGCTACAGATTGTTAATGAAAAAAGTCAAATTATAGTGGATTGGAGAGAAGAAGAATTCAAGAATATAAAAGTTAATCAAGAAAACCTAATCAAAAAAAGTTTAAGGGGATTATCCTTTACAGATTTATTGAATAGTCAAGATGAATCGAAGAGTTTAATTGTAGCAGTTTCTCCCATTCAATTCCAGAATCATGTACTGGGAGTTATTACCTTGGGTCAGTTAGTAACACCGGAATTACTAGAACAATTTAAAGAAGGAATTAAAGCCCATCTTGTTGCTTTTAATAATAAATCTCAAATTATTGCTTCTACGTTACCTGAAGTCACTCAAATTGCTTGGAATCCCCCTAAAGTAAATCAACCCTCAGAAAATATTAGGATTCAAAACCAAAGCTATTTAGCAGAAACGATTGTTTTAGGAGAAGTCAATCAAAATCCTTTAAAAATTACTTTATTATATCCTAAAACTTCATTAGAAGAAGGGAAAAAGCTGCTCTGGACAGAATTAATAGAATTATTAATTACTGGCGTTGTAATTGTGACAATAACAGGAATTTTAATTGCTCGCGCTATTACATATCCCTTACAAAGTTTTATCCATGTTACTGAACAATTATCGGCTCGAAACTTAACGGAAAGAGTTCCGATCAACAGTCATGATGAAATAGGAAAACTGGGAATGGCTTTTAATACAATGGCGCAACAGTTAGCAGAATATGAATCTTTGCGTCAAGAACAATTAGATCAGCTTTCACAAACGCTCTCGGAATTAAAGCAAACTCAATCTCATTTAATTCAAGCTGAGAAAATGTCTAGTTTAGGTCAGTTAGTCGCTGGAGTTGCTCATGAAATTAATAATCCGGTTAGTTTTATCTATGGAAATATAGAATATATTAAACAATATACTCAAGATTTATTACGATTAATCGAAATTTATCAAGCCTATTATCCAAATCCACCCCAGGAAATTATCACAATTTTTGAAGAAATTGATTTAGAATTTATTTATAAAGATTTACCCAAGTTAGTTAATTCTATCCAAACGGGTGCTGATCGCATTCGTAAAATTGTTTTATCTTTACGCAATTTCTCTCGTTTAGATGAAGCAGAAATAAAATCTGTTAATATTCATGAAGGCATCGAAAATAGTCTAATTATCTTAAATCATCGTTTAAATTCACAAATAGAAATTATTAAAAATTATAGCCATTTACCGGAAATAGAATGTTATGCTTCATCTTTAAATCAAGTGTTTATGGCAATTTTAACTAACGCTATTGATGCGATTGAAGAAGCTAAAACTCAAAAAAACATGAACCCTACAATTTTAATTTGTACAGAAATGCAAGATAACGATCATATTAGAATTAGAATTAAAGATAATGGGAAAGGGATTCCTTTAATGATTAAAGATCGAATTTTTGATCCCTTTTTTACCACAAAAGATATTGGGAAAGGAACGGGGTTAAGTTTAGCGATCGCCTATCAAATTATTCAACATCATCAAGGAGAAATTCAGGTTAATTCCTCAGAAAATGAAGGTACAGAATTTATTATTACTTTACCTATAAAATATCATCCCTCCCATGCTATATCTCCTCTGGACTTACCCAAATTAACTTCTTAA